A window of Clavibacter michiganensis contains these coding sequences:
- a CDS encoding helix-turn-helix domain-containing protein: MSRDLSDVRFLTVAEVAEMMRVSKMTVYRLVHSGDLPAIRFGRSFRVPESAVLAAIDPSNALPGQPGEASRHSGMSDVG; the protein is encoded by the coding sequence ATGTCGCGTGACCTGTCTGACGTCCGATTCCTCACGGTGGCCGAGGTGGCCGAGATGATGCGCGTCTCCAAGATGACCGTCTACCGCCTCGTGCACTCGGGCGACCTGCCTGCCATCCGCTTCGGCCGCTCGTTCCGCGTGCCCGAGTCCGCCGTGCTCGCCGCGATCGACCCGTCGAACGCGCTGCCCGGCCAGCCCGGCGAGGCGTCGCGTCACTCCGGCATGTCGGATGTCGGCTAG
- a CDS encoding 30S ribosomal protein bS22, with amino-acid sequence MGSVIKKRRKRMAKKKHRKLLRKTRHQRRNKK; translated from the coding sequence ATGGGTTCAGTGATCAAGAAGCGTCGCAAGCGCATGGCGAAGAAGAAGCACCGCAAGCTGCTTCGCAAGACGCGCCACCAGCGTCGCAACAAGAAGTAG
- a CDS encoding HAD family hydrolase codes for MVEQAGTPILAFFDVDNTLIHGASVFHLVRGLRAAGLLTTRDIVGAGWKHARFKARGENDRHLASARARGLEVVTGVTVADMARLADEIYERHTAPMVWPETLGLAQEHLAKGHQVWLVTASPSFLADVIARRLGLTGALGSALEVRDGAYTGRLDGEFLHGAHKAAAARGLLARTGADARECWAYSDSRHDIPLLTLVGHPVVVNPDQALAAHARGSGWPSMRLRRQSIRDARRRVRREAAQTDGSAGR; via the coding sequence ATGGTCGAGCAGGCGGGCACCCCGATCCTCGCGTTCTTCGACGTGGACAACACCCTGATCCACGGCGCGAGCGTGTTCCACCTGGTGCGCGGGCTCCGCGCGGCCGGCCTCCTCACGACGCGCGACATCGTCGGCGCCGGATGGAAGCACGCGCGCTTCAAGGCGCGCGGCGAGAACGACCGGCACCTCGCGTCGGCGCGCGCCCGCGGCCTCGAGGTCGTGACCGGCGTCACGGTGGCCGACATGGCCCGGCTGGCCGACGAGATCTACGAGCGGCACACCGCGCCCATGGTCTGGCCCGAGACGCTCGGCCTCGCGCAGGAGCACCTCGCGAAGGGCCACCAGGTCTGGCTGGTCACGGCGTCGCCGTCGTTCCTCGCCGACGTGATCGCCCGCCGGCTCGGCCTCACCGGCGCGCTCGGCAGCGCGCTCGAGGTGCGCGACGGCGCGTACACGGGCCGCCTCGACGGCGAGTTCCTGCACGGCGCGCACAAGGCCGCCGCGGCACGGGGGCTCCTCGCGCGGACGGGCGCGGACGCCCGCGAGTGCTGGGCGTACTCCGACTCCCGGCACGACATCCCGCTGCTCACGCTCGTCGGGCACCCGGTGGTGGTGAACCCGGACCAGGCGCTCGCGGCGCACGCGCGCGGATCCGGCTGGCCGTCGATGCGACTGCGGCGCCAGAGCATCCGCGACGCCCGCAGGCGCGTGCGCCGCGAGGCCGCGCAGACCGACGGGTCCGCCGGGCGCTGA
- a CDS encoding glutaredoxin family protein — MSATVLTLVGKPGCHLCDDAREVVTQVLGGLDAARAGEVTLEERSILDDRALADRFAEEIPVLLIDGRVHNYWRIDADRLRAALDAR, encoded by the coding sequence ATGAGCGCAACGGTCCTCACCCTCGTCGGCAAGCCCGGCTGCCACCTCTGCGACGACGCGCGCGAGGTCGTGACGCAGGTGCTCGGCGGCCTCGACGCGGCGCGCGCCGGCGAGGTGACGCTCGAGGAGCGCAGCATCCTCGACGACCGGGCGCTGGCCGACCGGTTCGCCGAGGAGATCCCGGTGCTCCTCATCGACGGGCGCGTGCACAACTACTGGCGCATCGACGCCGACCGGCTCCGCGCCGCGCTCGACGCGCGCTGA
- a CDS encoding Dabb family protein, with translation MTLRHVVSWKLADRDPAALDRDSARITEALGTLPGLVPGIRSFQLGRDVVGSARSHDVVLIADFDDRAALDAYDVHPEHQRVAAFVRSLVGSAASVDFEV, from the coding sequence ATGACCCTCCGCCACGTCGTCTCCTGGAAGCTCGCCGACCGCGATCCCGCCGCCCTGGACCGCGACTCCGCCCGCATCACCGAGGCGCTCGGCACGCTGCCCGGCCTCGTGCCCGGCATCCGGTCGTTCCAGCTGGGGCGCGACGTGGTCGGATCCGCGCGCAGCCACGACGTCGTGCTCATCGCCGACTTCGACGACCGCGCCGCGCTCGACGCGTACGACGTGCACCCGGAGCACCAGCGCGTCGCCGCGTTCGTGCGGAGCCTCGTCGGATCCGCGGCGTCGGTCGACTTCGAGGTCTGA
- a CDS encoding LacI family DNA-binding transcriptional regulator, translating into MTLAQVAERAGVSRSAVSFALTGRTDQRLSTETIARIRDAADELGYRPNMTARTLRTGRSGTVALVSDFVSSTSHANSMVRGALDALRERDTILFTVDTQGDDRQEEQLLESLLGRTIDGVLYASMFTRVVRTPALLDQVPHVLLNCVPESGAAHAVVPDEEAAGYDAARALFDLGHLDRIWFVGSLPDGVTGGPAWRGWAPVALAERLAGVRRALADAGVELAGVQEVERDWDTDDGRDAVARLLATGARPTALVCANDAVAAGAYQALHRAGLRVPEDVSVVAFDGSAISRALDPPLASVALPQLELGRLAVELLFDRAAEPAVHRVPMALVPGGSIGPVR; encoded by the coding sequence GTGACGCTCGCGCAGGTGGCGGAGCGCGCCGGGGTCTCGCGTTCCGCGGTGTCCTTCGCGCTCACCGGGCGGACGGACCAGCGGCTCTCGACGGAGACGATCGCGCGGATCCGGGACGCGGCCGACGAGCTCGGCTACCGCCCGAACATGACGGCCAGGACGCTGCGCACCGGCCGCTCGGGCACGGTGGCGCTCGTCTCGGACTTCGTCAGCAGCACCTCGCACGCGAACTCGATGGTGCGCGGGGCGCTCGACGCGCTGCGGGAGCGCGACACGATCCTCTTCACCGTCGACACGCAGGGCGACGACCGGCAGGAGGAGCAGCTGCTCGAGAGCCTGCTCGGGCGCACCATCGACGGGGTCCTCTACGCGTCGATGTTCACGCGCGTCGTGCGGACGCCCGCGCTGCTCGACCAGGTGCCGCACGTGCTGCTCAACTGCGTGCCCGAGTCGGGCGCCGCCCATGCCGTGGTGCCCGACGAGGAGGCCGCGGGATACGACGCCGCCCGGGCGCTCTTCGACCTCGGCCACCTCGACCGGATCTGGTTCGTCGGCAGCCTCCCCGACGGCGTCACCGGCGGACCCGCCTGGCGCGGCTGGGCGCCGGTCGCGCTCGCCGAGCGGCTGGCCGGCGTCCGACGCGCGCTCGCCGACGCGGGGGTCGAGCTGGCCGGCGTCCAGGAGGTGGAGCGCGACTGGGACACGGACGACGGGCGGGACGCGGTCGCCCGGCTGCTCGCGACCGGCGCCCGCCCGACGGCGCTGGTCTGCGCCAACGACGCCGTGGCCGCCGGTGCCTACCAGGCGCTGCACCGCGCGGGCCTCCGCGTGCCCGAGGACGTCTCGGTCGTCGCGTTCGACGGGAGCGCGATCAGCCGCGCGCTGGATCCGCCGCTCGCCTCCGTCGCGCTGCCCCAGCTCGAGCTCGGCCGCCTCGCCGTGGAGCTGCTCTTCGACCGCGCGGCGGAGCCCGCCGTGCACCGCGTGCCGATGGCGCTCGTGCCGGGCGGATCGATCGGGCCGGTGCGGTGA